One Clostridia bacterium genomic window carries:
- the malQ gene encoding 4-alpha-glucanotransferase: MKNSGILLHISSLPSSYGIGDFGKEAYKFADFLKASKQKYWQILPLNPPGEDNSPYQAFSAFAGNPYFIDLDALYEQGLISDRYKSLIWKKGNIDYELLYKNKDSVLREISNNLDKIDQSDFDRFCQDNHFWLEDYAIFMALYEYFNKISWNEWEPDIVSKNPETISIYQEKLKTEIAYWKTIQYLFWTQWFKLKNYANSLGIEIIGDLPIYISYHSADVWAYSQNFMLDSEKKPSCVAGVPPDIYSSKGQLWGNPVYDWEYMKQEGFSWWLNRLMFSQKCYDHIRIDHFIGFANYYSIPAGAQDAITGQWKKAYGKELFEKFKQLVPNAKILAEDLGNKTQEVEKLLDYTGYPGMVILQNWYDSPDVYKFLDSLKQSNIVVYTGTHDNNTIKGWYKSISSSEKRAFKKITGCKFDVVKAMISLGVKSNADKFIVPIQDYLGLGEKDRMNIPATKGNWIWRLKNDNYIKKYKKIIRLTTKQ, encoded by the coding sequence ATGAAGAATAGCGGAATTTTATTACATATTTCTAGTTTGCCGTCCAGTTATGGAATAGGAGATTTTGGAAAAGAAGCTTATAAATTCGCAGATTTTTTGAAGGCAAGCAAACAAAAATATTGGCAGATTTTACCTCTTAATCCACCTGGTGAAGATAATTCTCCTTATCAGGCATTCTCGGCTTTTGCAGGCAATCCGTATTTTATTGATTTGGATGCATTGTATGAGCAGGGATTAATATCTGATAGATATAAGAGTCTAATTTGGAAAAAGGGCAATATCGATTACGAACTGTTATATAAGAATAAAGACAGTGTATTAAGAGAAATATCAAATAATCTTGATAAAATTGATCAAAGCGATTTTGACAGATTTTGTCAAGATAATCATTTTTGGCTTGAAGATTATGCAATCTTTATGGCTCTGTATGAGTATTTTAATAAGATATCATGGAACGAATGGGAACCAGATATTGTATCAAAAAACCCTGAAACGATCAGCATTTATCAGGAGAAGTTAAAGACAGAAATAGCTTATTGGAAGACAATTCAATATTTGTTCTGGACGCAATGGTTTAAGCTGAAAAACTATGCCAACAGTCTTGGTATAGAGATAATAGGCGATCTTCCAATTTATATATCGTATCATAGCGCGGATGTCTGGGCATATAGCCAAAACTTTATGCTTGATAGTGAAAAAAAGCCGTCTTGTGTAGCCGGAGTTCCGCCTGATATATATTCTTCAAAAGGTCAGTTATGGGGCAATCCTGTATATGATTGGGAATATATGAAGCAAGAAGGTTTTTCTTGGTGGCTTAATCGACTTATGTTTTCACAAAAATGCTACGATCATATTAGAATCGATCATTTTATAGGATTTGCTAATTATTATTCTATACCTGCGGGCGCACAAGATGCCATTACAGGGCAATGGAAAAAAGCATATGGAAAAGAATTGTTTGAAAAATTCAAACAATTAGTTCCTAATGCAAAAATCTTGGCAGAAGATTTGGGAAATAAAACCCAAGAGGTTGAAAAGCTTTTGGATTATACGGGCTATCCTGGAATGGTAATTTTACAAAATTGGTATGACTCACCAGATGTCTATAAATTTTTAGATAGTCTAAAGCAATCCAACATTGTAGTTTATACAGGAACGCATGACAACAATACCATCAAAGGCTGGTATAAGTCTATTTCTTCGTCCGAAAAAAGAGCGTTCAAAAAAATAACAGGTTGTAAATTCGATGTGGTAAAAGCCATGATAAGCTTGGGCGTAAAAAGCAATGCCGACAAATTTATCGTGCCTATTCAGGATTATCTTGGACTTGGCGAAAAAGACAGAATGAATATTCCCGCTACTAAAGGCAATTGGATTTGGCGTTTGAAAAACGATAATTACATAAAAAAATACAAAAAGATAATCCGTTTGACAACAAAACAATAG